In Spirochaeta thermophila DSM 6578, the following proteins share a genomic window:
- a CDS encoding chromosome segregation SMC family protein, whose protein sequence is MILKAVELFGFKSFGEKTRIEFREGVTAIVGPNGCGKSNIVDAIKWVLGEQSTKTLRTSSMEEVIFNGTEDRKPLNVAEVTLILSNNEGHLPLDFDEIAIRRRVYRSGESEYAINNAPVRLRDVKELFFDTGIGKSAYSIMEQGKIDQILSSRPEDRRQIFEEAAGITRYRQREVEANQKLLRTEENMVHVESVLREVEKRYHALKAQAEKVERYRALSEEIFQIEIKQSLLKYRRIEKALVRHRERLRERQEERSRLKEQIHRLNDSVEDSLDTMGSLEHDLARYQREVYGLEVKRHSLSSQMTLLSEQISEIEGKISTDRVREQHLRDRLLRIESSIVEKEKEYERILEERRHIQSQIQEWEESIAVSERQIIAFEQEIADSEGMIGELEREREHLHGELANLTEEIVKELDEGLKRSNFSAKERVSLSHALRESLDHLLARIRHRREILQDFKRLGNPDPPFEEWLEEMARAVEQARDLYAAYLATEPSFLEAFTAPEGIITKKRAIDNLLEDVTKKIQSSRERIAELQTRIREVRTRNEQRRKSLEDLRLTSTRIATQAEALRETVNALLRDKEETLSLINQIQKEVDLSNRRLDTVKASLHALEREQKALLQEEASCREKIVQIERNIKEKNSAISSHENEIKQKMGELSRLQEDVERLQVEVARYEEEIKGLETYFEDQHGRSLREFLQMEVQENPGDLARVLAEKREERRRLGNVNFMAAEEFKDVKDRYEFLVSQLSDLNKAKENLTTVLQEIRRESRELFLATYEKIKVNFHQVFRRLFGGGRAELKLLDPSDPLESGIEIFAQPPGKKLEHIGLLSGGERSLTAVALLFAIYMVKPSPFCILDEIDAPLDENNIGRFVELLREFSERSQFIVITHNKKTITGADNLLGVTMEESGISKIVTIRLLGKEEPSYAEDIV, encoded by the coding sequence ATGATACTCAAGGCGGTTGAGCTTTTCGGTTTCAAATCCTTCGGCGAGAAGACGAGAATAGAGTTCCGGGAAGGAGTGACGGCCATCGTTGGCCCAAATGGTTGTGGGAAGAGTAATATCGTGGATGCGATCAAATGGGTGTTGGGCGAACAGAGCACCAAGACTCTTCGTACCTCTTCCATGGAGGAGGTCATCTTCAATGGAACCGAGGACAGAAAACCTCTCAATGTGGCGGAAGTGACGCTCATCCTGAGCAACAACGAGGGGCATCTTCCTCTCGACTTCGATGAGATCGCCATAAGGAGGAGGGTGTATCGCTCGGGGGAGAGCGAGTATGCGATCAACAATGCTCCTGTGCGCCTCAGGGACGTGAAGGAGCTCTTTTTCGATACGGGGATAGGTAAATCCGCGTATTCCATCATGGAGCAGGGGAAGATCGACCAGATCCTCTCCTCACGTCCAGAGGATCGAAGACAGATATTCGAAGAGGCCGCGGGGATCACCAGATACCGCCAGCGGGAAGTCGAAGCGAACCAGAAACTCCTCCGGACGGAAGAGAACATGGTTCACGTGGAATCCGTACTTCGTGAAGTGGAAAAGAGATATCATGCCCTCAAGGCGCAGGCCGAAAAGGTGGAACGGTATCGTGCACTCTCGGAGGAGATCTTCCAAATCGAGATAAAACAGTCTCTTCTCAAGTATCGGCGCATAGAGAAGGCCCTCGTGCGTCACCGGGAGAGGCTCCGGGAGCGACAGGAGGAGAGAAGCAGGCTGAAAGAGCAGATACATCGCTTGAACGATTCGGTGGAGGACAGCCTTGATACCATGGGCTCGTTGGAACACGATCTCGCACGTTATCAAAGGGAGGTATATGGACTAGAGGTGAAGCGACACAGCCTTTCCTCCCAGATGACCCTCCTCTCTGAACAGATCAGTGAGATCGAAGGAAAGATCTCCACCGACCGGGTGAGGGAGCAACACCTTCGTGATCGTCTCCTCCGTATCGAATCGAGTATTGTGGAGAAAGAGAAGGAATACGAACGCATTCTCGAGGAGCGGCGACATATCCAGAGCCAGATACAGGAATGGGAAGAGAGCATCGCTGTTTCCGAGCGTCAGATCATCGCCTTCGAGCAGGAAATCGCTGATTCTGAAGGCATGATCGGCGAGTTGGAACGGGAACGAGAACACCTCCATGGAGAGCTCGCGAATCTCACGGAAGAGATTGTGAAGGAGCTCGATGAAGGCTTGAAGAGGAGCAATTTCTCCGCAAAGGAACGAGTCTCACTCTCGCACGCGCTCCGTGAGTCCCTCGATCACCTCCTTGCCAGGATCCGTCACAGACGGGAGATCCTGCAGGACTTCAAGCGGCTCGGGAATCCCGACCCCCCCTTTGAGGAATGGCTGGAAGAGATGGCCCGGGCGGTGGAGCAGGCGAGAGACCTCTATGCCGCGTATCTGGCCACGGAACCTTCATTTCTCGAGGCCTTCACCGCTCCCGAGGGGATCATCACCAAGAAACGGGCTATTGATAATTTACTTGAAGATGTAACAAAAAAAATACAGTCTTCTCGGGAAAGGATAGCCGAGCTCCAGACCCGCATCCGTGAGGTCCGTACCAGAAACGAACAGCGGCGGAAATCCCTCGAGGACCTGCGATTGACGAGTACCAGGATCGCGACTCAGGCGGAAGCCCTCCGTGAGACCGTGAATGCCCTCCTGAGGGACAAGGAGGAGACGCTCTCCTTGATCAACCAGATCCAGAAGGAGGTGGATCTTTCGAACCGACGACTCGATACCGTGAAGGCTTCCCTCCATGCCCTCGAACGGGAGCAGAAGGCCCTCCTCCAGGAGGAGGCTTCCTGTAGAGAAAAGATCGTCCAGATAGAGCGTAACATCAAGGAGAAGAATTCTGCTATCTCTTCTCATGAAAATGAAATAAAACAAAAGATGGGGGAGCTTTCCCGGCTCCAGGAGGATGTGGAGCGGCTCCAGGTGGAAGTCGCGCGGTATGAAGAGGAGATCAAGGGACTGGAGACGTATTTCGAGGACCAGCACGGGAGGAGCCTGAGGGAATTCCTTCAGATGGAAGTGCAGGAGAATCCAGGGGATCTCGCCCGTGTGTTGGCGGAGAAGAGAGAGGAACGGAGGCGACTGGGTAACGTGAACTTCATGGCTGCGGAGGAATTCAAGGACGTGAAGGACCGCTATGAATTCCTCGTGTCCCAACTCAGCGATCTGAACAAGGCAAAGGAAAACCTCACCACTGTGCTCCAGGAGATCCGTAGGGAATCGAGGGAACTCTTTCTCGCCACCTATGAGAAGATCAAGGTGAACTTTCATCAGGTGTTCCGACGTCTGTTCGGTGGCGGGAGGGCAGAGCTCAAACTGCTTGATCCCTCCGATCCTCTCGAGTCGGGTATCGAAATCTTCGCACAGCCTCCCGGTAAAAAGCTCGAGCACATCGGGTTGCTTTCAGGGGGGGAACGATCGCTCACCGCGGTGGCGTTATTGTTCGCCATCTATATGGTGAAACCATCTCCCTTCTGTATCCTGGATGAGATAGATGCCCCTCTTGATGAGAACAATATCGGAAGGTTCGTGGAGCTCCTCAGGGAGTTCAGCGAGCGTTCCCAGTTCATCGTGATCACCCACAACAAGAAGACCATCACAGGAGCCGACAACCTTCTCGGGGTCACCATGGAAGAGTCCGGGATCTCCAAGATAGTGACCATACGACTTCTGGGGAAGGAAGAGCCCTCATATGCGGAGGATATCGTTTAA
- the ffh gene encoding signal recognition particle protein has protein sequence MFDRISATFQDIVRSITGKATISPKNIEEAVEQIKYALLEADVHVRVVRRFVNQTIQEATGERVLKSVTPGQQFVKILYDKLVSFLGDERQDLTLKGPDTLSIILLAGLQGSGKTTTAAKLALHLKKKGRRPLLVAADLARPAAIDQLETLGASIDVPVYTDRSQKDPRAVVKRALSHAKRQAVDTLIVDTAGRHQVDRELMDELSRLVRDLSPDEALLVADAMTGQTAVDVAKAFNEAVGITGVVLTKFDSDTRGGAALSIRTITGAPIKFIGVGEKVDDLEPFYPDRIASRILGMGDVVTLVEKARELTEAEEAEKLQEKIKKATFTLEDYLEQFQKIKKMGSLQKLAELVPGMEAALGGQEIDEKAIRREEAIILSMTPAERRNPRIIGPSRKKRIARGSGTSVYEVNRLLKNFEKTRLMMKKMLKQKGMQQSMPTSWMS, from the coding sequence ATGTTTGATCGCATAAGCGCAACCTTTCAGGACATCGTCCGTAGCATCACCGGCAAGGCCACCATAAGCCCGAAAAACATCGAGGAAGCGGTGGAACAGATAAAGTACGCCCTCCTCGAGGCCGACGTCCATGTCCGCGTCGTACGACGATTCGTCAACCAGACCATCCAGGAAGCCACCGGAGAACGCGTCCTCAAGTCCGTCACCCCGGGCCAGCAATTCGTGAAGATCCTCTACGACAAGCTCGTCTCCTTCCTCGGCGACGAACGGCAGGACCTCACACTCAAAGGTCCCGACACCCTGAGCATCATCCTCCTCGCAGGCCTCCAAGGGTCGGGAAAGACCACCACCGCGGCGAAACTCGCGCTCCATCTCAAGAAGAAGGGGAGGCGCCCCCTTCTGGTGGCAGCCGACCTCGCCAGGCCGGCCGCCATAGACCAGCTCGAGACCCTGGGCGCCTCCATCGACGTACCCGTCTATACCGACCGGTCCCAGAAGGACCCGCGCGCGGTGGTGAAGCGCGCCCTCTCGCACGCGAAGCGGCAGGCCGTCGACACCCTCATCGTGGACACCGCGGGTCGCCATCAGGTCGACCGGGAGCTCATGGATGAACTCTCCCGCCTCGTCCGAGACCTTTCCCCCGACGAGGCCCTCCTCGTGGCCGACGCCATGACCGGTCAGACGGCCGTGGACGTGGCCAAAGCCTTCAACGAGGCCGTGGGCATCACCGGTGTCGTACTCACCAAGTTCGACTCCGACACCAGGGGCGGCGCAGCCCTCTCCATACGAACCATCACCGGCGCGCCCATCAAGTTCATAGGCGTCGGCGAGAAGGTCGACGACCTCGAACCCTTCTATCCCGACCGCATCGCTTCCCGTATCCTTGGCATGGGTGACGTGGTCACCCTCGTGGAGAAGGCTCGGGAGCTCACCGAGGCGGAGGAGGCCGAGAAGCTTCAGGAGAAGATCAAGAAGGCCACCTTCACGCTCGAGGACTATCTTGAACAATTCCAGAAAATCAAGAAAATGGGGAGTCTACAGAAGCTCGCCGAACTCGTCCCCGGGATGGAGGCAGCCCTCGGGGGGCAGGAGATCGACGAGAAGGCCATACGAAGGGAGGAAGCTATCATCCTTTCCATGACGCCTGCGGAGCGACGCAACCCCCGGATCATAGGCCCCTCCCGTAAGAAGCGTATCGCCCGAGGGAGCGGCACCTCGGTCTACGAGGTCAACCGCCTCTTGAAAAATTTTGAAAAAACGCGTCTTATGATGAAGAAGATGCTGAAACAGAAAGGAATGCAGCAGTCCATGCCTACGTCGTGGATGAGCTAG
- the rpsP gene encoding 30S ribosomal protein S16 — MVKIRLKRFGTKKRPYYRIVVAESRNPRDGRVLDEVGLYHPIEKDPEKQIVVKEEQVREWLKKGAQPSETVKRLLNKKNITVK, encoded by the coding sequence GTGGTCAAGATCAGACTCAAGCGATTCGGTACCAAGAAGCGGCCGTACTACCGGATTGTGGTCGCCGAATCTCGGAACCCGCGCGATGGACGGGTACTCGATGAGGTGGGACTCTATCACCCCATCGAAAAGGACCCGGAGAAGCAGATCGTGGTGAAAGAAGAGCAGGTCCGGGAGTGGCTGAAGAAGGGTGCACAGCCGAGCGAAACGGTGAAGCGCCTTCTCAACAAAAAGAACATCACCGTGAAATGA
- a CDS encoding KH domain-containing protein gives MEKELVAYIAKALVDNPDSVEVNLIEGEKSTILELRVDPNDVGKVIGKHGRIAKAIRTILGAAATKTGKRVILEILD, from the coding sequence ATGGAAAAGGAACTCGTCGCCTACATCGCGAAGGCCCTGGTCGATAATCCGGACAGCGTCGAGGTGAACCTCATCGAAGGCGAGAAGTCCACCATCCTCGAACTCAGGGTGGATCCCAACGACGTGGGGAAGGTGATCGGCAAACACGGCCGCATCGCCAAGGCGATCCGTACCATACTGGGCGCGGCTGCGACCAAGACGGGCAAGCGGGTGATCCTCGAGATCCTCGACTGA
- the rimM gene encoding ribosome maturation factor RimM (Essential for efficient processing of 16S rRNA), translated as MKDRLAIGYIRSAHGTNGALRVHSFSGESEHFRKLERLTLRYRGIEREYEVEGVFGTHPTLLLKLKGVDTREAAQRLQGWEIWVSREKAAPCREGEYYIADLEGCEVYSRGEAGSVFHGTIVAVIEAPHAFLLEVALSGGGRAMIPFQDHFVGEVDILRRRIELKTPWILE; from the coding sequence ATGAAGGATCGGCTTGCCATAGGGTACATCCGGTCCGCCCATGGCACCAACGGTGCCCTCAGAGTACACAGCTTTTCGGGGGAGAGTGAGCACTTCAGAAAGCTGGAGCGGCTCACTCTCCGTTATCGCGGTATCGAACGCGAGTACGAGGTGGAAGGCGTCTTCGGCACACATCCCACCCTTCTCCTGAAGCTCAAGGGAGTGGATACCCGGGAAGCCGCCCAGCGTCTCCAGGGGTGGGAGATCTGGGTGTCGCGTGAGAAGGCCGCCCCCTGCAGGGAAGGGGAGTACTACATCGCCGATCTCGAAGGGTGCGAGGTGTACAGCAGGGGAGAAGCGGGTTCGGTGTTCCATGGGACGATCGTCGCCGTGATCGAAGCGCCGCACGCCTTCCTTCTCGAGGTGGCCCTCTCGGGCGGAGGGCGGGCCATGATTCCCTTTCAGGATCACTTCGTCGGCGAAGTCGACATCCTGAGGCGAAGAATCGAGCTCAAGACTCCATGGATCCTCGAATGA
- the trmD gene encoding tRNA (guanosine(37)-N1)-methyltransferase TrmD, whose protein sequence is MNIVVLTLFPELVEPYFTTSIPAKAVERGLISYTLVNFRDFAHDRHRTCDDAPYGGGAGMVIKPEPLAEALDSVDALSHTVVYPSAAGYRFTQQVARDLSREETLIFICGRYEGVDQRVLDFYRAREYSIGDYVLSSGELAALVMIDAVIRLREGVITRESLEEESYASGLLEYPHYTRPVEFRGMSVPEVLLSGHHAEIRRWRLRKSLERTLDRRPDLLHNKALTEEEKGILKIILEERGDERATGD, encoded by the coding sequence ATGAACATCGTGGTACTCACCCTCTTTCCGGAGCTGGTGGAGCCCTATTTCACCACCTCCATTCCCGCCAAGGCGGTGGAACGAGGACTCATCTCCTATACCCTCGTGAACTTCCGGGACTTCGCCCACGATCGTCATCGGACATGTGACGATGCACCCTACGGCGGGGGAGCGGGAATGGTGATCAAACCCGAACCTCTCGCCGAGGCACTCGACAGCGTGGACGCCCTTTCACACACCGTGGTATATCCCAGTGCCGCGGGATACCGGTTCACCCAGCAGGTCGCTCGGGACCTCTCCCGCGAGGAGACCCTCATCTTCATCTGCGGCCGTTACGAAGGGGTGGACCAACGGGTGCTCGACTTCTATCGAGCGCGGGAGTACTCCATCGGCGACTACGTGCTCTCCAGCGGGGAACTCGCCGCGCTCGTGATGATCGACGCCGTCATCCGCCTCCGGGAAGGGGTCATCACCCGGGAATCCCTGGAGGAGGAGAGCTATGCCTCCGGTCTCCTGGAGTATCCGCATTACACGAGGCCCGTGGAGTTCCGAGGGATGTCCGTTCCCGAGGTGCTTCTCTCGGGACATCACGCGGAGATCCGCAGGTGGAGGCTCAGGAAAAGCCTCGAGAGGACTCTGGACAGGCGTCCCGATTTACTGCATAATAAAGCGCTCACAGAAGAGGAAAAAGGCATTCTCAAGATCATCTTAGAGGAGAGAGGAGATGAACGAGCTACAGGCGATTGA
- the rplS gene encoding 50S ribosomal protein L19, with product MNELQAIEARQMVDERDNFNVGDTVRVHFRIVEGQNERIQVFEGIVIAKKHGGLRETFIVRKISYGVGVERIFPLHSPRIQKIEVVRRGKVRRAKLYFLRDRIGKRATRVKEKLPTKK from the coding sequence ATGAACGAGCTACAGGCGATTGAAGCGAGGCAGATGGTGGACGAGCGGGACAACTTCAACGTGGGGGATACGGTACGTGTCCACTTCCGCATCGTCGAGGGCCAGAATGAACGGATTCAGGTCTTCGAAGGTATCGTCATCGCGAAAAAGCACGGCGGCCTCAGGGAGACGTTCATCGTGCGTAAGATTTCCTATGGGGTGGGAGTGGAGCGCATCTTTCCCCTCCATTCGCCCCGCATTCAGAAGATCGAAGTGGTGAGGAGAGGAAAGGTCCGACGTGCGAAGCTCTACTTCCTGCGCGATCGCATCGGAAAGCGCGCCACCCGGGTGAAAGAGAAACTTCCCACGAAGAAGTAG
- a CDS encoding EscU/YscU/HrcU family type III secretion system export apparatus switch protein — MRQEKDQDRRRSASAAVAMKYTPELPAPFVIAKGRGKTADLILELAREHRIPIVEHRIAREGYDLFLPGTYIPEDLYEVVATIFAFVYSIEKRSVRKDESDSDQ, encoded by the coding sequence ATGAGACAGGAGAAGGATCAGGACAGGAGGCGGAGCGCGTCCGCCGCCGTCGCCATGAAGTACACTCCCGAGCTCCCGGCTCCTTTCGTGATCGCGAAGGGAAGAGGGAAGACCGCCGATCTCATACTGGAGCTTGCCCGGGAACATCGCATCCCGATAGTGGAGCATCGTATCGCGCGCGAAGGGTATGACCTCTTCCTCCCGGGGACGTATATTCCAGAGGATCTCTATGAAGTGGTAGCGACGATTTTCGCGTTTGTGTATAGTATAGAAAAACGGAGTGTACGAAAAGATGAAAGTGATAGCGATCAATGA
- a CDS encoding HD domain-containing phosphohydrolase, translating to MKVIAINELKPGIRFTSPVYLDKEKKSLFLPADVPLKGKDLQKLIKWNIEEVYSEGEAIDPDNTRDLMLFLSSFHTPHQKELYERLKGVIGETKEVFDRIAEMSSVQRDHIDRIVDGLVSIVERFGQEVLHFVLYSGVDVYDLPANGVCITLLSLLLAETLQVPRHRRLSLGTGALLHDVGMLRIPEHILHKDSSLTETELHLMRTHPVHAYRIIHNELGYPEEVALVALQHHERWDGRGYPKSLVGDEISPFARIVSVADAFQAMVSDRPYRSPLTGYTAMRSILSENGKRFDPEILKAFIRTVGIYPLGSLVVLNNGAVGVVVETNPRAPLRPRLRLLVSAEGRELGGRDEAACDLEKNRSLFIVKAVEPQEIKSRLVSR from the coding sequence ATGAAAGTGATAGCGATCAATGAGTTGAAACCGGGGATCCGCTTCACCTCGCCGGTCTACCTCGACAAGGAGAAAAAGAGCCTCTTCCTTCCCGCCGACGTGCCCCTCAAGGGAAAGGACCTCCAGAAACTCATCAAATGGAACATAGAGGAGGTCTACTCCGAAGGGGAAGCCATCGATCCCGACAACACGAGGGATCTCATGCTCTTTCTCTCCTCGTTCCACACCCCGCATCAGAAGGAGCTCTACGAGCGGTTGAAGGGGGTCATAGGAGAGACAAAGGAGGTCTTCGACCGTATAGCGGAGATGTCATCGGTCCAGCGAGACCACATCGACCGTATCGTGGATGGTCTCGTTTCCATCGTGGAGCGGTTTGGACAGGAGGTGCTCCACTTCGTACTCTACAGCGGTGTCGATGTCTATGACCTGCCGGCGAACGGGGTGTGCATCACCCTCCTCTCCCTCCTCCTCGCGGAGACGCTCCAGGTGCCTCGGCATCGGCGTCTCTCTCTCGGAACCGGCGCGCTTCTCCACGATGTGGGCATGTTGCGCATCCCCGAACACATCCTCCACAAGGACTCTTCCCTCACGGAGACCGAACTTCATCTGATGAGGACGCATCCGGTGCACGCCTACCGCATCATCCACAACGAGTTGGGCTATCCCGAGGAAGTGGCCCTCGTGGCCCTCCAGCACCACGAGCGCTGGGACGGCCGTGGGTATCCGAAGAGTCTGGTAGGGGACGAGATCTCCCCCTTCGCGAGGATCGTTTCGGTCGCCGATGCCTTCCAGGCCATGGTGAGCGACAGACCCTATCGGAGCCCTCTCACCGGGTACACGGCCATGCGATCGATTCTCAGCGAGAACGGAAAGCGCTTCGACCCGGAGATCCTGAAGGCCTTCATCCGTACGGTGGGGATCTACCCCTTGGGGAGTCTGGTGGTCCTCAATAACGGGGCGGTGGGGGTGGTGGTGGAGACCAACCCCCGGGCACCTCTCAGACCGCGACTCCGCCTCCTCGTGTCGGCGGAGGGCCGCGAACTTGGAGGGAGGGACGAGGCAGCGTGTGATCTCGAGAAGAACCGTTCCCTCTTCATCGTGAAGGCCGTGGAGCCCCAGGAGATCAAGTCACGGCTCGTGTCGCGATGA
- a CDS encoding YraN family protein: MNRRAQGARGEEQAVSYLLAEGYRILERNFTGSAGEVDIIAVRGRTLVFVEVKSWKGFGMSDLEYALSPRKKERIVRTAREFLLRGGFDEERFDIRFDVVFIGRSGEVRHIPAAFDGTEDGTDCSGD, encoded by the coding sequence ATGAACCGACGGGCCCAAGGCGCGCGTGGGGAGGAACAGGCAGTCTCCTATCTCCTCGCCGAAGGCTACCGGATTCTGGAAAGAAATTTTACAGGATCGGCGGGAGAGGTCGATATTATAGCTGTAAGGGGACGAACGCTCGTCTTCGTCGAAGTGAAATCCTGGAAGGGGTTCGGGATGTCCGATCTTGAATACGCACTCTCCCCCAGGAAGAAGGAACGCATCGTGCGTACCGCTCGTGAGTTCCTCCTGCGTGGAGGATTCGATGAGGAGAGGTTCGACATCCGATTCGATGTAGTCTTCATAGGACGCTCGGGAGAGGTCCGTCATATACCAGCAGCGTTTGACGGGACGGAAGATGGTACGGATTGCTCGGGAGATTGA
- the coaD gene encoding pantetheine-phosphate adenylyltransferase codes for MPKVIYPGSFDPPTYGHLNIIERAARIFESVEVVISVNPRKKSTFSPDERKALLDDLVRGMANVSIVVWDGLVVDYAKATGAQVIIRGVRALGDFAHEFELAMLNKGLDPEVETIFIPTDPQYFVLRSSAIKEIVSFGGDVSSLVPSSVERALRERLGEEGRR; via the coding sequence ATGCCCAAAGTGATATATCCGGGTTCGTTTGATCCTCCCACGTACGGGCATCTCAATATCATCGAGCGAGCGGCCCGTATCTTCGAGTCCGTGGAAGTGGTGATCTCGGTGAATCCGCGGAAGAAGTCTACTTTCTCCCCTGACGAACGGAAGGCCCTTCTCGACGACCTCGTGCGCGGTATGGCCAACGTGAGCATAGTGGTGTGGGATGGGCTGGTGGTGGACTATGCCAAGGCCACGGGTGCACAGGTGATCATACGAGGGGTCCGTGCCCTCGGTGATTTCGCACATGAGTTCGAACTCGCCATGCTCAACAAAGGGCTCGATCCCGAAGTCGAGACCATATTCATACCCACCGACCCGCAATACTTCGTCCTTCGATCGTCCGCCATCAAGGAGATCGTCTCGTTCGGAGGGGATGTCTCCTCCCTGGTTCCCTCCTCCGTGGAAAGAGCACTCCGCGAGAGATTGGGGGAGGAGGGGAGGCGATGA
- a CDS encoding calcium/sodium antiporter: protein MTFHLLFALLGVVGGVWALYYGGNEFVRGASLLATRLRVSPLAVGLTVVAMGTSAPEFFVSFLAALQGHPSIAVGNVVGSNVANVLLILGVASLLAPVMKEAQLFTFDFPWLFFSYLLVFIGVIVYYPSSYGAFARWAGGLLLLSLAAYLTLLYRKSKKEQRLQEELLKAEGLVEDVHERTVSLSRIVVRLFLGLSFLLLGSEALIRGSTWLAREVLHVSERFISLTVIAIGTSLPELVTSIVASTKDENEISLGNIVGSNIFNVMGVLGVSAVLSPLHVSLPEFWYDYGMMCLSSALLVVLLKRRGRVGRPAGAGFLLLYTGYIVLLYFTRFQ, encoded by the coding sequence ATGACCTTCCACCTCCTGTTCGCCCTCCTCGGAGTGGTGGGAGGGGTGTGGGCCCTCTATTACGGGGGGAACGAATTCGTACGGGGCGCCTCGCTCCTCGCGACCCGTCTGCGGGTCTCGCCTCTCGCGGTGGGGCTCACCGTGGTGGCGATGGGCACCTCTGCTCCCGAGTTCTTCGTGAGTTTTCTCGCAGCCCTCCAGGGTCATCCCAGTATCGCCGTGGGAAACGTGGTGGGGAGCAATGTGGCGAACGTCCTGCTCATCCTCGGGGTGGCTTCCCTCCTGGCTCCCGTCATGAAGGAGGCACAGCTCTTCACCTTCGACTTCCCATGGCTCTTCTTCTCGTACTTGCTCGTCTTCATTGGGGTGATCGTGTATTACCCCTCGTCTTATGGCGCCTTTGCACGGTGGGCGGGTGGGCTCCTCCTCCTCTCCCTTGCGGCCTACCTCACCTTGCTCTACAGGAAGAGCAAGAAGGAACAGCGACTCCAGGAGGAGCTTCTCAAGGCCGAAGGTCTCGTGGAAGACGTGCACGAGAGAACCGTCTCCCTTTCCCGCATCGTCGTCCGCCTCTTTCTCGGTCTTTCCTTCCTCCTCCTCGGTTCCGAAGCCCTCATCCGTGGAAGCACATGGCTCGCCCGGGAGGTGCTGCATGTCTCGGAACGTTTCATCTCCCTCACGGTGATCGCGATAGGCACGAGTCTTCCCGAGCTCGTCACCTCGATCGTGGCAAGTACGAAGGACGAGAACGAGATCTCACTCGGGAACATCGTGGGGAGCAATATCTTCAATGTGATGGGTGTGCTCGGGGTGAGTGCCGTGCTGTCGCCCCTGCATGTCTCCCTCCCGGAGTTCTGGTACGACTATGGAATGATGTGTCTCTCCTCGGCTCTCCTCGTGGTTCTCCTCAAGCGGAGGGGGCGTGTGGGGAGACCAGCGGGGGCAGGGTTTCTCCTGCTCTATACGGGATACATCGTCCTGCTCTATTTCACCAGGTTCCAGTAG
- the rpmF gene encoding 50S ribosomal protein L32 → MAVPKYKTSKARSRRRRSINMKLSPVGLSVCPNCGSKVRPHRVCPKCGHYKDQQVLEPEEMA, encoded by the coding sequence ATGGCGGTACCAAAGTATAAGACTTCCAAAGCCCGTTCGAGGCGGCGTCGGTCGATCAACATGAAGCTCTCGCCAGTGGGGCTGAGCGTGTGTCCCAACTGTGGGAGCAAGGTGCGGCCGCACAGGGTGTGTCCGAAGTGCGGACACTACAAGGATCAGCAGGTCCTAGAGCCAGAGGAGATGGCCTGA
- the acpP gene encoding acyl carrier protein, protein MDELFEKMKKLIAEKLEIEEDKITLDSSFRQDLGADSLDTYELVYAIEEELGITIPDEKANEFETVRDALEFIKAELEKK, encoded by the coding sequence ATGGACGAACTCTTTGAAAAGATGAAGAAACTTATCGCCGAAAAGCTCGAGATCGAGGAAGACAAGATCACCCTGGATTCCTCTTTCCGTCAGGATCTTGGGGCGGATAGCCTCGATACGTACGAGCTCGTATATGCCATCGAAGAGGAACTGGGGATCACCATCCCTGACGAAAAGGCCAATGAGTTTGAGACGGTGCGCGATGCGCTTGAATTCATAAAGGCAGAATTGGAGAAGAAATAA